GAGCTGTATTTGGTGTCTTTTTGAGGCTCAGCTTTTcatgaaaatatatttgttatCCTCACTTAACATTTTTATCTCAGTAAATTGAAGGAAAGTCAGCTGCCTAGGATCCAGGCCGGGGACCCTGTGGCTCGCTACTTTGGCTTGAAAAGAGGACAGGTAACACATCTAATGATGATAATGCATAAGATTGTTACTAATACAAGGGTGCATGGTGCTGTGCTTTTGATCTTGGGTTAATCCTCTGATAAGCTGCTTTTCAGTAAAGGAGTGTGATCGCTCAAACAAAGTTTCAGACCCATTATCTTACAAGACATGATGTTTTAAAGACATTCAAAAGATAAGTCCATTTCATTATGATTTGGGTCTTATTAGGACTTGTAGCAATGTTATGTGTTTAAACTATTttagcactacaggtaggaACAGTGACCAAAAACTGTAATATACTAGACTTTTGACTTAactaaacattttaaacatacaTTGATTATGTAAGggacattctcggaacccatcagctgtattcggcgtctgacttccggcagatggcgaatacagcctctgggggcagacccccgattttttggcattccggtttgatttgggcggaggaggcgaatttccgtttccgacttccgtttatatataagtaaatatgctgaaccactgcgatggattcagagtttgcagtgacgccaattatgttccgcctcgttagttcaccgcacggagtgtttaacctggcaacaactgcagccgactcaaacgtgattggtcaatatcacgcggactacaaacagcctacaaccggaaaccagggctcttccgctcttcttccggaggcaagatctccgggatttgcctacagactctacattcactgaatgtagagtgcATTCTAGAGAATGTAGAGAACGGCGtcatcaagcatcttgttatccggagtgaggactacagtgttttcttccggtaaacgtaaacatgtaacatccgccccgtcccctatccaatcagaaatcttccctgccccaaaccttgcgcagacccgaataaaggcaaTTTAACTGATctcctgtgtaaaccctcaacccatcatgtaaccgtgtgtacagatgaacagtgtttagcTTCAACCCCATGAAATTCCATGTAACGTGATAGCAGCTGTAATTTGAATGAACCTCGACCAGTAttcaaatacaaacacacttGTATTCAAAGTACTCAGTCATTCCAGTAATTCCTGTCCGGTCTGAAATTCTGCTTTTCTGACTACAACTTCAGGTAGTAAAGATCATCAGACCCAGTGAAACAGCCGGGAGGTACATCACATACAGACTGGTGCAGTGACACACAGGTGAGTGTGGTATCGCCaactttgcagtgttttttATGAAAGGATGAGACAGTCACGCTGATAAAATTTAGCCTGTGATATAAAGTGCATAGATACTTATGCACAGGGTAAAACATTAATAGCTAAATGTTCTAACAGTTATTTCCTGTGACTTTGGTTGAAGTCGGGACTGACCTGGGATTTAcagcattttttgttttgttttcaaaatgcagcaaaagCCAGTATTTCTAAACTAATAGCTATCAACATGAACAGGTTCACCCTCAGTTTGTGCTACATGCATGTGCGATTTGTTTGTACTTTACAGTTACAgtatttgccaaaaaaaaagcgAGCAAGCATATCAAAGCTTGAGTTGCTGTATGTGCAGATGATTTGACTGAAGATTAACAGAAGCACTACTGCACTCTGCACCTACATGTTCTTGAGATTCCCTGTTGagatacttaaaaataaaactttttttaagatAGTTTTCTCACTGTTTTTGCATTCACTATTTAATTTTACATGCCTTTGGCTTCTTTGATCCATGCTTACAAATGGCAGCACAGAGGCGGCATCTGTTACAGATAGATAAGAGCTGATTGTTGATTGAAGAGTTGTGGTAGATGCTTTCTGGGttaactgtttttaaaaggaggtgTTAAAAATGCATGAACCCAATGAAAAAGTGTTAACACATTTGCAAGAGAAGACTTAACATTTCCCAGCCCCCTGTGGTTAGTCAGGGAAAtctgctgctcacacacagactgagaaTTGATCAATTCATGTACCATAGATATGGTTAAAGTAAACAACACATACAGGCCTACAGTGAGATATTTGTGTGATTtaaacagctgtctgtgcagATTACACTTTACTAAACATGATAGAAATAGACTCAGGCGTCTATGGTTGCCATGGAGACAACTTAAAACCTTTTGTAGAAGCATTATGcacaaatgtttaatttctATCAAACAATATTTATAAAAAAGTGTCGAGCACCCTGCCATAAATAAGGCTTTATGGTGTTGTAAaatggtgatgatgaagatCAAGTGGATCCCAGTTCATTAAGTGTATCTTAGCAGTCGAGAAACACTTTAATAAAACGTACTTtctatgttttattttccaGATACACTTCTGGATCAACATGTAGGAGGACCTGTGAATGACACAGACAACGTTCCATCTCTCATCAATCATCTATGGATTATTCTTTTGCTTCTGACTTGTGTTTAAATTAGTTTTCTTGTATTTACTGATTTTGTAAAATAAACTATTCAAAAAGAAGTCATTGTTTCCTCAAGATGATTTAGTCGCATAGTTTCACCCTTTGtgtacatttaaaaagcaactaGAGGTTTTAAATTTAAAGCAGGACACAACTGGTAATTCTGTCTACTTCGTGCTGTAATGGTTTTAGAAGCCTACcttctttttccttttgaaaGGCATGCTGAAGCTGCTGGAGACAAAAGCTACTGGAAATGTCGCAGCTATAAAACCACCACCCACTGTAGTGAACTGTTCCTCTAGTGCCCTCCCCAACACCAGGGAAGTGAATACATTTGCCCTGAATGATCGTCAGTGACGGTGTTTACATTCATTCTGTTCCTGCTCACCTTTTAGTTTACTCTTCCTCAATTTGCCTTTACACTTACGACCTGTAACATACACAAATATGATGTTAAAACAAGGCTGTAGATGGAATAACAGAACCTgaacaatattaaaataaaatgtttattaaaacagatgaaacatcCACAACAGTGCAATACAGGCAACATTTATAAGAGACtgctaaatttatttttttaaatgttagtgCTGAAATAAAACCAGCAGCACTGAAGGGGATTTGCTTTAAAATTCTGCACAGTCCGTTCAGATGTGACTCGCTACCCACTTTCCCTCAAGCTTGAAAGAGCAACCAGATAAACAGTTTAAAATACAAACTGACGCATATTACATTTGAGTCAAAAACCTCTTGAAATGACAGCAGTAACTGCATCACACAGCAGAAAGCGTGCAGACGTTCAGATAGATTGATACAGCTGTAAACAtctaaatacattaaaaacttGAATCTTGATGTACATAATATAATGGCCCTCTCAGGTGCAGGTTGTACTGGattttaatgaataaaaaccAGATCAATCATTCTGtcactcaacacacacaatgATTTTTGATAATGACATCAGACAAACTCTGGCTCACTGTCCCTGTTTCTAGTCAGGGGCAACTTCTTCCCACACAGACGCGCCAGTGGGAGACCCGACAAGCTCAACATGGGGGAGCACGGGTAGTTGTTGTTGGACTGGTTCACATTCAGCTCAGCCAGAGAGGCACTCAGATCCTGCTCCGCCCCTGTGTCGTCATCTGGGGGCCCGCTGTCTGGCAGCGCGGGGGGCTCTGCTCCACTGGGGTCGTCGTGGTGGTCCGGATCTGCGTCTTGTTCCGGGTCGGTTTGGACTGCAGACTGGCTGGACAGGTCCAGGCTGTCCCTGTAGCTCAGCTGGTCGTCATCCATGCTCACCTCGCTCTCCTGCTTCACCAGGCTGAGGGTGTGTGCAGTCCTCTGACCGCTCTCGTCCGGCTCGGAGTCGGAGTCGGGGAGCTGCTCGCTGGACCCAAGCGACCCTAAAGAACTTTCTAAATGGGGATAAAGAGGCCAGTGGTTATACaggggtaaaaaaaacacagctgggTGCAGTTAAACAAAGGTACAGTCCGCACCAAAATCAAGAATACGGTTTATGAATCCAGATTGCTTTGGTCtaagttgccaagtgttggagatatcgggccgtagagatgtctgccttctctcaggTATAAAataactagatggcactcagcttgtggtgctcagagtagcaaaaaatacatttgagaaactcaacagcaatgtgtctttctaGAACTCATGACCCGgacactcaagataatccacagaccttgttgtgagcggTGAGgtgaggtaaggtaaggtaaggtaaggtaaggagTATCACACACTGTCAAGGGTAAATCATGGACATTAAGGGTCACTGCTGGGTAAGATAAGGGATAACAGGCGGGACAAAGGATGATCTGTAATGCTTCGTGCAACAGTTAGGGAGGCAAAACCTCCgccctgatggaagcatctgaaactCAACAAAGGGGATGTTGAGAGTCTGAGACAATAGACAAAGCTTAAGAGGTGACCTTCACTTCATACAGATGCTGGATGTTATTTAAAGTAACAGAGAACCatgagccctcttgctgtgaggtgacagtgctaaccaccatgCCGCCACCAAACCAACAGACAACGTTAAAAGAACGAACGGACTCGATAAAAGCAGAATAGAACAGTTTCATGATTGTCCTATTAATATCGATGCTCCTCAGCTTCCTTAAAAAGAATAAGTGTTGGTTTGCCCTCTTACAGATGCCGTCAGTGTTCATGTCAATTTGAtacatgtaggaactattttctttctcctaACTATACTTTCCAACTggatcaccacgcagaaggaggagtgcatctactcatagacGAGAGGTTCGTCCTTGACTGAGCTCTAACTTTAGCTACCTCAGTGGTGCTGGGTGAGCACCCTTACATctgttgaaagaaaatagttcctacataaaactgctcacaacaaggtctgtggattatcttgagtaactgggtcatgatttctggaattttttggtgctttgaggaccacaagctgagtgtcatctagttccattatattcaagagaaggcagacatctctacagacgatatctccaacacttggcaactcacacaaaAATCAAATTgaaaaatagcactacaggtaggagggaaaatatatagttttgattttgtggcgaactgtccctttaaggtcaaATCAAGTCAGGTGATATCTGTATTCCTGTTACTGTGATTTTAAATCCCATAAAGCTACTGGGAGTTACAGGAACATGAGTGATTAACGCTCTTAAAAAAAGGAAGTACTATACAACCTACTATACAACCTCGGCTTTATAAAAACTCACCACATCCCTCCTCCATCTTGTCAGAGTCTGGTTTGTTTGgctcctctctgcctccatcatCCTCTCCATCAGCGGAGCTCCCAGTCTTCTCATCCGCAATAGTACCCTgcaccggggggggggggggtgaagagATTGTTATCAAGAAAAACTATGTGACAGTGTTGTTGCAACTTGTTTTTTATCACAGACAACATATCAAAACATGCAAAGCAGGAGGCAAGAGCTGTAGTCAAATGACGTGAGACTGCAGGTCATAAGTCTGGATGAGCAGATGATGTGCTGACACTTTAGAGGTTGTTGTTTAGAGGCTCTTGCCTTTATCAGGATGAGATTCATCAGATTTTGTTTATGCTTGTAAACTAATGGCAGCTCTTCTATGAGACcatgtttcatttgtttaagTTGAATTTCTTTGTGGTGAACTGACATTTTGCTGAATGAGGACTCCCAAGGGTCACAGTTTTCTTCAACTTCTcataaaacaaacaggaagtctttaaatttaagacttCATTAACGAGCCAACCCACACACCTTAATAAGACGTTTAATTAGTGGTTGTAAGTATGTATTTGTAACTAGATTAAAAGTTaatagccatgctagcagctgtgtgaggctgtacttaggcaCGGTGGTGCAATGAGCTATATGCTAACACCAGTATGTTCACAATAACAAGCTTATGTTGAGCaggtttaattgtttttttatggccaccatcttagtttggcttgttagcatgctaacgtttgcTAATAAGCACTAGAAATGAACTACAGCTGAAGCTTAATGGAGTTTCAACTAATGCACACAAATCAAACCACAGGGCACCGTGTGATGTCACACCAGAAGAGATAGTGACATCACACGGTGCCCTCACACCGTAACCGGTTCAGTTTAACTGGTGATATGGTGAAATGCAAATATTTGGCTGTGGCGTCCAAAATCTACAGGACCATAAGCAGGGTTCCTAACCACATGGAAAATGTGGaggtcatggaatttcacaatgTCGTTTTCCAGGCCTTGGAAAGTCATAGAATTAGTGAAGTCCTTGAAAGTTTTGAATAGGTCtttgaattttgttgtgtgtaacgAAACAGAGTAATCTTCTGTGGAAAACCTTCCacaaagcttatagttagggccggctcaggctcggcttgtaccagcccctagttaggctgacttaggcctagtctgctgggggacctcctataatacacagggcaccttctctccttctctctctcatgtcctgttactgcatcttgctaactcggccgtactgcatgtcactaactcggcttcttctccggagcctttgtgctccactgtctctcagattaactcatatcgcagcggtgcctggacagcgtgacgtgtgtggttgtgctgctgccgtggtcctgccagatgcctcctgctgctgctgttatcattagtcatacttctactgttattatacacatatgattattgtcacacatgtatactgtcagatattactatttactttcaacatattgtaccacagtagccagaactataactataatattattactttcattaatgttgttgtaagctactgtcattatcgtctgtcctgcatctctccctcctcagttgcttgTAAGATATTACAGTGGTAAAATACTACAGTTTCCATGGTaaccatttgtttgcttgtgCTCAAGCTTGTGACacctaaggtcttttgtgcaatggTTTAACCATTTTTAAGGGATTCCTTCAGTATGATACCAAGATAAAGAGAAAACCTTAAATACTTAAGTGGACATTTTAAGGACCCCTGAAGAAAAGAcctgttttgtgcaactgattgTATTTTAAGAAAGCCTTAACATTGTGGACTTTAAGGAGAATCTTAACCGAAGGTGTTCTGTGCAACTGGCCCTAGTTCTCAAACTTAACTTTTCGTATTTTTAATCATATTCTAAGTATGACTCAAGCATGTCCATGTCAAGATACAGTTCTGTTACCTTAATTACttcatagattttttttccaaagacaGTAAACCACTTAAAGGTGCTCAGTGTTCTCATTAGCACTGATGTCACGTGGctacttttcatttatttgctaATGCGTTCTAAAAACTCAGTCCTGTTACTTAAATATGAATCATCTTCCAATGTGAAcctttaagaaaaaataaataaataagatagcctgctgaaaaaagaaaaaaaatgaggatTAAATTTGAAACAGTCAAATGGGGACTTGTACCTGCTGAGTGGACGAGGAAGCAGAGCCAATGGTTTTGTGGGACTGAGAGGTTTTGGACTGGAAGATAGATGAATAGAAGACTATGAGGGCCTCCACGATGCGGGCTTGGTGAGGGTAATCAACCAGAGAGGACAAGGATATCGTGGCTCCGGTCGGACGAGGACGCATCAGGGAGGGACCGAACACAATACCCAAGTTACTGGGACTCATCTTGTTGTCGTCCTCTAACTCTGCAATCCTGCAGGGAGGGAGACAGTGGGAAAAATTAAGAATATATAAAAGAGCCTGGTCTTTTACATTCctcccccttttcttttttattaaattacTGACCTCCGGAGGTGGCGAATAATGTAGCGCAGTGTAGCGATGTTAGCCTTGGGCAGCTCCTTCAGAACCTCCTTCAGCTTCTCCACCAGGACCAGGACCTCGGGTTCGGTGTCAGGGCCCAGATCCACCAGCCCCTTACCCGCTGCTGGGGTGGACTcagcctcctctccctctggtGTCTCTGCTTCGCTCTGCAGACTCTCCTTCGCCAAACCCATCAGACTGTTGTACAGGCGGAACGGCATGATGGGCTCTGGCAGCTGTCGGTGACGGATACAGCAAGAGGTGTTAGAAGAGCTGAATTAGGCAGCACAGGAGCAATGACTACAGGGCAATTCTTATTTTGTGAAATTATATTTAATCAGATAACTAACAGAAGGATTCTTAAAACACACTAGGGTTccaacggtatgagattttcatgtgCTCTGTGCGTACCTGTCTGAGGTAAAGCTTGAGGACGTTGCTGATGTCATGCGGCGAACACTGCGACAGCTCCACCAGCTCCTTGCCGTTCTCAAAGGCCTGACACAGCTTCTCCACACGAGTCTTCACTCCGTTCACTCTGTATATGCCCTGTGAGGAGGAAACAAACAGTTTAAACACCTCTGCGGCAAAAACTCACACATCCAGCACTCACATTACCACACAGTCACTTTCTCACCTTCATCTTGAGCGCCCGTCTCTCTATCTCGGAGATACACTTGGTGATGATGAAGGGGATGCCGTCACTGGCGCAGCTGGCTACCTGAGAGAAGTCCCTCCCGAACAGCTGCAGGCGGCCCTGCAGCTTCTTGTGGCCGCACTGGATGGCCAGAGTCTCCAGACAGCGCTTGTGACATGGCAGAAAGcactgaggacagagaggaaggtgTTGACCCCATGATGAGATGCTATAAAAGCTGCATATTCGTATTCTGAGTCTCTCTCTGCACTCTGGCTGTTAGGAAGACAAGATGAAGGCCTCACCTCTTCGCACTCGGCCCCCTGAAAGTAAACGTAGCTGTCGCACTCGCGGCACTTTGCAGGAGTCCGTAGCTTCCTCAGTCGGTGGGTCCTCGCTGCTTTAGACAGGCCGATGTTACGGAAAGGTCGCGTGGATACCACCACATCAGGATCCATGCCGTTCATGtctggagacacaaacacacgtcACACACACTCCAGGAAACTTGTACCAAACTCACAGCCGACATtgacagaagtgtatttttgttttcctctcagtCTGGTCAGTGATTACGATCTGTAACTCTTACTTGGCGTTTCAAATGAGTTCACATTCCCATCTTTCTCATCTGCATCCTCATTGGACGACATTGTTCCAGTGGATGACGTCCGAGCCATTTTGCTGATGTCACCTGGAATAAATACACAGTTTAAGTattatctctcacacacagagactctCACACATGCTGGGAGGAAGAAAGAAGTGTTTGAGGAACTGAATtaagcatgaacacacacacactgaaattcTCTCTTATGGTAAATGAGATACTTTTGTGTATGTTTCTGTCAACCTGTCACTCACTTGTGCTGGCAGTAGGAGACTCGAGGCCTCCCTCTCCTCCGACACTGTCGTCGCTCACTGTTGAACCCCACGACTTGTGGCCCTGCCCTGTGGGTAACAAAGAGACAAGAATATGTGAATGATCCATgtcagaacaatgagtttaCACAGAGTCATGTTGTcaactgttatttatttttaaaatacagaaTGAAAGAGCAACTAAACTTGGATAAAAACAGGCTGGCTGTCTCCATAATAACGTTCATCTTTATGAAACTACAGCTCGCTTACAGAGGCAGGCGTCACTTACTCTTACGCTGagcctctgcctctctgtgttcTGCGGCTGCTGTGTCCACACTGGTGGCAGGACTGTCTGTGTGGCTCGTTGGCTCCGTGTTGAAGCTGTCATTCCTTGGTCTGTGGCCATGGCTGCAACGTGGAATTATTtagataaattatttttttatcagaAATTGGAGAAACACACTTATTAGCTGTCTTACTGAGAGTTACATGAGAAGTTTAATTCCACTCTGGACAGTAAAAGTGAAATGCTGGACAAACCGCGCCCACCATCAGTACAAGACAAACTCACCTATGCGGCGGTTGTTTGAATGCTGCTACAACTTTATTGTAGTGAATAAATATGAGACCAA
This sequence is a window from Epinephelus lanceolatus isolate andai-2023 chromosome 6, ASM4190304v1, whole genome shotgun sequence. Protein-coding genes within it:
- the arhgap45b gene encoding rho GTPase-activating protein 45 isoform X4, which gives rise to MLKRSGKSSYNPYSTSQRVKKAESKGKDRLDILPNKHSVWLKQLSILQEQPRKDAGDTTLSSSSSPSSSSSTLTPSSAGFQDPSLSCPSTPSTQHGKLGVMQGVGCPSPVSTLKRPTALSRHASAAGFPLQSWVFTKGQGKGALTPTTPSDGPESTAIEVEDIPALLRDVARFAEAVEKLKDVVLAEGKKEGQRPMAHECLGEVLRVLRQVINTYPLLNTVEILTAAGKLISKVKGFHYEASNEADKKDFEKAIETIAVAFSSNVSELLMGEVDSSTLLSLLPTEKSRSMENLYAATGQGADGGQFRSDLQDMGRAEEVDVILQHSEGGVDSALLYAKTISKYMKDLMSYVEKRTSLETEFAKGLQRLYQSCKHSITHPQMPLFSIYSLALEQDQEQSVGLQQASNTLHSQTFIQPLMQRKQEHEKRRKEIKEHWIRAKRKLMECEANLRKAKQAYMVRCEEYEKAKTAASRAEEEGGGSTAKSVEKKKRIEEEARNKSDEAEATYRTCIADATTQQLELEHTKVTVLRQLQDVIKQSDQTLRSATISYYQLMHMQTVALPVHYQTLCESSKLYDPGQQYAAHVRDLQLPEQPNVQYTFENYCPSSSSSHHGHRPRNDSFNTEPTSHTDSPATSVDTAAAEHREAEAQRKRQGHKSWGSTVSDDSVGGEGGLESPTASTSDISKMARTSSTGTMSSNEDADEKDGNVNSFETPNMNGMDPDVVVSTRPFRNIGLSKAARTHRLRKLRTPAKCRECDSYVYFQGAECEECFLPCHKRCLETLAIQCGHKKLQGRLQLFGRDFSQVASCASDGIPFIITKCISEIERRALKMKGIYRVNGVKTRVEKLCQAFENGKELVELSQCSPHDISNVLKLYLRQLPEPIMPFRLYNSLMGLAKESLQSEAETPEGEEAESTPAAGKGLVDLGPDTEPEVLVLVEKLKEVLKELPKANIATLRYIIRHLRRIAELEDDNKMSPSNLGIVFGPSLMRPRPTGATISLSSLVDYPHQARIVEALIVFYSSIFQSKTSQSHKTIGSASSSTQQGTIADEKTGSSADGEDDGGREEPNKPDSDKMEEGCESSLGSLGSSEQLPDSDSEPDESGQRTAHTLSLVKQESEVSMDDDQLSYRDSLDLSSQSAVQTDPEQDADPDHHDDPSGAEPPALPDSGPPDDDTGAEQDLSASLAELNVNQSNNNYPCSPMLSLSGLPLARLCGKKLPLTRNRDSEPEFV
- the arhgap45b gene encoding rho GTPase-activating protein 45 isoform X3 gives rise to the protein MLKRSGKSSYNPYSTSQRVKKAESKGKDRLDILPNKHSVWLKQLSILQEQPRKDAGDTTLSSSSSPSSSSSTLTPSSAGFQDPSLSCPSTPSTQHGKLGVMQGVGCPSPVSTLKRPTALSRHASAAGFPLQSWVFTKGQGKGALTPTTPSDGPESTAIEVEDIPALLRDVARFAEAVEKLKDVVLAEGKKEGQRPMAHECLGEVLRVLRQVINTYPLLNTVEILTAAGKLISKVKGFHYEASNEADKKDFEKAIETIAVAFSSNVSELLMGEVDSSTLLSLLPTEKSRSMENLYAATGQGADGGQFRSDLQDMGRAEEVDVILQHSEGGVDSALLYAKTISKYMKDLMSYVEKRTSLETEFAKGLQRLYQSCKHSITHPQMPLFSIYSLALEQDQEQSVGLQQASNTLHSQTFIQVNFTQPLMQRKQEHEKRRKEIKEHWIRAKRKLMECEANLRKAKQAYMVRCEEYEKAKTAASRAEEEGGGSTAKSVEKKKRIEEEARNKSDEAEATYRTCIADATTQQLELEHTKVTVLRQLQDVIKQSDQTLRSATISYYQLMHMQTVALPVHYQTLCESSKLYDPGQQYAAHVRDLQLPEQPNVQYTFENYCPSSSSSHHGHRPRNDSFNTEPTSHTDSPATSVDTAAAEHREAEAQRKRQGHKSWGSTVSDDSVGGEGGLESPTASTSDISKMARTSSTGTMSSNEDADEKDGNVNSFETPNMNGMDPDVVVSTRPFRNIGLSKAARTHRLRKLRTPAKCRECDSYVYFQGAECEECFLPCHKRCLETLAIQCGHKKLQGRLQLFGRDFSQVASCASDGIPFIITKCISEIERRALKMKGIYRVNGVKTRVEKLCQAFENGKELVELSQCSPHDISNVLKLYLRQLPEPIMPFRLYNSLMGLAKESLQSEAETPEGEEAESTPAAGKGLVDLGPDTEPEVLVLVEKLKEVLKELPKANIATLRYIIRHLRRIAELEDDNKMSPSNLGIVFGPSLMRPRPTGATISLSSLVDYPHQARIVEALIVFYSSIFQSKTSQSHKTIGSASSSTQQGTIADEKTGSSADGEDDGGREEPNKPDSDKMEEGCESSLGSLGSSEQLPDSDSEPDESGQRTAHTLSLVKQESEVSMDDDQLSYRDSLDLSSQSAVQTDPEQDADPDHHDDPSGAEPPALPDSGPPDDDTGAEQDLSASLAELNVNQSNNNYPCSPMLSLSGLPLARLCGKKLPLTRNRDSEPEFV